The proteins below are encoded in one region of Labilibaculum sp. DW002:
- a CDS encoding GatB/YqeY domain-containing protein: MSLLEQINSDMKAAMKAKAKDKLQAIRALKTAFTLEMTKTGASELDDDSAVKLVQKLVKQRKDSADTYKSGGREDLADKELLEMGFLEVYLPAQLSDEELTTAIQEIVAKTGASSMKDMGKVMGMASKQLAGKADGKAIADKVKAVLA; the protein is encoded by the coding sequence ATGAGCTTATTAGAACAGATCAATTCGGATATGAAAGCTGCCATGAAGGCAAAAGCAAAAGATAAATTACAAGCTATTCGAGCATTGAAAACGGCTTTTACTCTGGAGATGACTAAAACTGGAGCTAGCGAATTAGATGACGATTCAGCTGTTAAGCTTGTTCAAAAATTGGTAAAACAACGTAAAGATTCAGCAGATACTTATAAGTCTGGTGGACGTGAAGATTTAGCAGATAAAGAATTGCTTGAAATGGGCTTTTTAGAGGTGTATTTGCCTGCTCAGCTAAGTGATGAGGAACTAACTACTGCAATTCAAGAGATCGTTGCTAAAACAGGAGCTTCTTCAATGAAAGATATGGGGAAAGTAATGGGAATGGCATCGAAACAATTGGCCGGAAAAGCTGATGGAAAAGCAATTGCTGATAAGGTAAAAGCAGTATTGGCTTAA